The Humulus lupulus chromosome 3, drHumLupu1.1, whole genome shotgun sequence genome window below encodes:
- the LOC133824144 gene encoding phospholipid-transporting ATPase 2-like, whose product FDPRSSFTILQHLAIWGNLIGFYIINWIFSAIPSSGMYTIMFHLCRQQSYWITLFLIVAAGMGPILAIKFFWYTYRPSKINTLQQAERLGGPILSLGNIEPQARTIEKDVTPLSITQPKNRNPIYEPLFSDSPNATRRSFGAVPPFDFFQSQSRLSSSNYSRNCKDN is encoded by the exons TTTGATCCTCGCAGCTCTTTTACAATACTACAACATCTTGCTATATGGGGAAATTTGATTGGCTTTTATATCATCAACTGGATCTTCAGCGCCATCCCATCATCAGGGATGTATACAATTATGTTTCACTTGTGTAGACAACAGTCTTATTGGATAACTTTGTTT cTCATAGTTGCAGCAGGGATGGGTCCGATTCTTGCTATAAAGTTCTTCTGGTACACGTACAGACCAAGTAAAATCAATACGCTTCAGCAGGCTGAACGTTTGGGTGGACCTATTCTGTCACTGGGCAACATTGAGCCCCAAGCAAGAACAATAGAGAAAGATGTTACTCCTTTGTCCATAACTCAACCCAAGAACAGAAATCCAATTTATGAACCCCTATTTTCAGATTCACCGAATGCTACTCGAAGATCTTTCGGAGCCGTTCCACCTTTTGATTTTTTTCAGTCACAGTCCCGATTGTCCTCTTCCAACTACTCAAGAAATTGCAAGGACAACTGA